CAGCATTTGTAAATACAATAATTAGTGGTGCAGCTTTTCTTAATACCTTTCCAGGGCGCAGGCTGATGGTATCAAACTACATTCCTGCAACTGGAACATTGAGGATAATATTCTGGGGCATTTCCGGAGCTCCATCGGCGACATCGACAATTCCTATTCGCTGGTTCGCCATCGGCCGCTGGAAATAGTCACGAATAAACACACGTGTGCGTTAGAAACGCACGGAGAGCACACGGGAGCTGCAAGGCTCTTTTTTATTGCCTTTCAGGAGGTGTAACGTATGAAGAAAATCTGTATCGACGCCGGACACGGCGGCAAAGACCCCGGGGCCTGCGCTGGCGGCGTACGGGAGAAGGACATCGCGCTCGTTGTGGCTCTTAAAATCGGCGCGCTGCTCACGGACTACGAGGTCGTCTATACGCGCATGAAGGACGTGTACGTCGGCCTGTCGGAGCGCGCGCGTATTGCCAACCGCGCAGAGGCTGATATGTTCGTGAGCGTGCATTGCAACTCTGCGCCCAGCACGTCGGCCAACGGCATGGAGGTCTACGTACACACGACACGCAGCGCCGCCTCCACGCGCGCGGCTCACGCCATATACGACAGGCTGCTTTCGGCTTCAGGGCTACGCGGGCGCGGCGTCAAGGCCAACGATTACGCCGTGCTGTGCGAGACATCCATGCCTGCTGTGCTCGTCGAGCTTGGCTTTATATCAAACGATGGTGACCGTGAGCAGCTTGTCTCGGAGGGCTGGCAGGACAGGGCGGCGGAAGCGATTGCCGAGGGGATAATGGAGGTGCCGGAATGAGCGAAGAAACACTCAAAGCGCAGTTTGAACTTATCATCCAGGAGCTGCGGAAATTCCAGGACGAGGCACGTGAGACTCACCACGAAATATTCGAGCGGCTGTCCATCGCTGAGAAGAAGCTCGCGCGCATGGAGGTCGTCGCGGGCGGCGGCATCTTTGCGGCGGGTGCCCTGCTCGGCGTCGTGATCCCGAAGCTGTTTGGGTAGCGCTATGGAATTGGTAAAAAAGAACCTGCTGAGCAAAGTCAACATCGATAAGCTCTTCGGCTATCTCAACCGCTTACCGTGGACGAAGCCTCTCGCGATACTCACATGGGCGGCTGTGATGCTCGTTTTTGTCCTATCGTGGGCGCTTGGGCGCGACATCCCGCCGAACGCGAAGGAGCTCGGCATCTACTTCGGCGGTGTCGTGTTCGCGGCCGCAGCGGGGAAGTCCGGCTACGAGGCCGTGAAGCGGCCGCACGGAGGACGACATGAGCGTGAGCTTGAAAGAGATATTTAACGAGCATAAATGGCTGTGGGGTATCGTGGCTCTCTCCGTATTCGCCGCCGGGGCTCTGACCGCCGTGTGGATCGGCGCGAGGGACGCCGGAGACATACGTGCGCCGGCCGAAGAGATTGCGGCCACGGAAGATGCGTCCAGGAAGATAAGCGAGACGATAGCCGAGGCGCAGAAGCAGAAGGACAAACTGCCGGAGGTGGTGAAAAATGCGAAGGAAAAAGCTGCTCAGAGTGTCGGCGCTGATAGTGACGCTGACATTGCTCGCCGCTGGAACGGCCTGCTCGGAAGATACAGAGAACATAAGGCTCAAACCGAAAGGCTACGAGCTGACTGAACCGGCCTACGTCGTCCCCATCCGCGACGGACGCGACACAGTGGAGCTCATAGAGACGCAGGCGGCGGAGCTGATGGCGCTCAGAGAGTACCTTGTCGCGCAAAACGCAAGTCTTGAGCAGATAGAGGAGGAATTCGAGACGCTGGAGGCCGCCGTCGCGGAGGAACGCGCCGCGTGGAAGGCGGAGACTGAAAGGCTTGCGAAGCAGAACCGGAGGCTTTCGTCTCCGTGGGCCGTTGGGCTGTTCGGCGGGTACGACCCATTCCGCAAAGAGGCCGTCTGCGGCGTCGGCGTTACTTATGCCATCATCAGGTTTTGAGGCGGTGAGTCCACCGGATAATCACACAACACTACATGTAGATCGCAGAGGGGCGGGGCTTAGGCTTCGCCCTGATTTTTTGTTTCTATATATTTTTGATAAAAACGCTATATAGATGCTTGAAATTATAGCGTTTTACGCTATAATTATAAATATCGAAAGGAGGTGAGGCGATGTGGTAGAAGACAAGAAAGAGCTCCTTGAAATCACCGCAACAGCGCTCGAAATCATCACAATGCTTTTGGTAATTCGAGCGGAGCTTCGGAAGGAAATCAAAGAGCTCAAGAAAAACCGCAAGCGGGTCCGACCAAAGAGACGCAAGCGGTAAACGCGAGGGAGGAGTTTTCCTCCTCCCTCATTCTACCACAGTATGGAGGATGAAAAGACAACATGTTATAGTAGCAGCCATATCGATACTATGTCTAGCAGGGCTTGTAAAAATGCCGTGGACGGCTGGCAACATTGCAATTTTTCTCAACGGCGTTCTCGGCGGCGTAGTCCTCAGTTACGTTGTCGTCTGGCTAGAAAGGAGGAAATGATGTCTCAGAGTGTCGTCCCCGGACTGAGAGCTGCAATAAAACGAGCCGGGTATACGCAAACCTCGCTTGCTGCCGAGCTTGGCATAGCAATAAGCACAGTCGCACGCTGGCTTAGCGGACAACAGGAGCCGTCAATCGCGACGCTGAAACAGCTCACGGTTATACTAAATTGCTCTTTTGCCGAGCTCATAGGAGAGCCGGAACACAACGAGTTAAACGGTTGCAGTATTGTAGAAGTCAAGGAATGCGGCGGCGAAAAACTGATAACACTTAGAGTGAAGATATAATGTAGAAAAAGGAGCGCCTCTGTGACTCGAAACGCTCCAGCCTTGCAATATAACTGAGCAATCGCATAAGATTGTAATTGAGCCGCCAATAGGCGGCTTTTACGTTATCTTTTCTACCGCCTCGCGCATCTTCTCTGGCGCTAGGTGAGCATATCGCAGCGTCATCTTGATGTCCGAATGCGTCATGAGCTCGCGCACGGTGTTGAGATCGACGCCCGCCATGACCAGCCTTGATGCGAAGTCGTGCCTCATGTCATGCCAGCGGAAATTCGTGATGCCTGCCTCCTTGAGCAAGCGCGCGAAGGTCGTGTCGCAGTTATCCATGATGCCGCCGGTCTGGGGCGACGGGAACACCAGCGGGTTGCCGTCTACGCGCTGCGCGTGCCATTGGCGCAAAACATTGAGTGCCATGCTGTTGAGGGGAAGAACAGCCGTTTTTTTACTCTTCGCCGTTTCAGCCCGCAGTGTCACTGTGCCGGCCTCCAGATCAACGTCGTCCCATCGTAGAGACAGTAATGCGTGTCTGCGAATACCTGTGTTGAGTGAAAGTAGTATAACGGGTTTGAAATAGTTCGCGAAAGCCCATCCTTCCATTGATGGCAGATGTTTGCCTTTTTCGTGCTGGCGTGTCCGGCGACGCGCTTCGCGTTGTTCTATATCGTATTTGTTGAGGGCTGCCAAAAGCCTGGCACGTTCGTCTTCAGTGAGATAGCGCGTCTTTGCTACAGAATCGATTTCTTTGAGCTTTTTTATTTTTGCAACCGGATTATGATCAATGAGCTCCCTATCAACTCCAAAATTAAGGATGGTCTTAAGGGCCCCAACCTGCTTATTGATAGTTGAATCCTTATTGCCTGTCACTTTTTTATTGTTGGTACGCCAAGTTTCTATTTCAATCGGAGTTAAGCTCTCTGCTTCACGGTCAAAAAACACAGATAGAGCAGTTATCATATCAACGGTAAACTGAGACCCTCCTGCTGCCACATAGGCATCTATGAGGTCGCGAACAGTCATTCCTCTAGCCTTTTTCCTTTCGCGCTTAATGTCAGTTCCCGCGACGGCCATCTCGGCGAGAAATTTCTTTGCGGTTTCTCTGGCCTGCGTTGGTGTAAATAATTTTTCATCTCCAATTTTATATGAATCGCTTTTTCCTTTTGAATTTTTGTATTTTAAATAATAAGTCTTTCCATGTTTGCCGACATAAAGTCGCAAGCACGGCAAAGTTTCGTCAAGTATCCAGTACCCCTTCTCTGGTACAGGCAAAGAGTTGATATAACTTTGAGTTAGTTTTACGGTCGGCATTTCTATTCTTCTCCTTCTTAACCTCTATTTAACCTCTAAGTTTTGACTTATTGCTCTTATGTATATCTAATTGTAATCATTTATTTTTTGTCAATCAAGTAATAGACAGATTTCTGTGTTGCTTTTATATCAATACAAGTGTACAATACGTCAGTTGCGCCTTTTTTGGGAGCAGGGGGTCGTCGGTTCGAATCCGACCATCCCGACCAGAATTTAGAAATTTCTACGGGGTGCGCGCCCCGTATTTTTTTATGCGCAGGAAAATATTTTTCGCGCGTATGGTGTATAAAACGTATTGTTATGGTACAATGCTATGGTTAAGCTAAGGCAGTCGTAATATCTGGAAAGGGGAAAATAAATTGAAGACCGAAATTTTATCTCAGGAAAAAAATGTTGTGGAGGCTAAGGCCCAGTTCACGGCAGAAGAGGTAAATAAAGCGATAGAAAATACATATAAGGATATCTCCAAGAAAGCCAACATCAAGGGCTTCCGCAAAGGCAAGGTCCCGCGCAGGATGCTTGAGCTCTACTTCCCGAAGGACGCGGCCTGCGCCGAGACTCTCGAAAAGCTGCTGACGGACGCGATAGACAACATGGTGGAGGAGTTCGAGCTCAAGCTTATCGCAGACCCGGATCTCAAGCCCCAGCCGCTTAAGGAAAACGAGCCCTACGAGTTTACGGTCACCTTTGAAGTCTCGCCCGAAGTCACGCTGCCCGAGCTCGGCGAAATAGAGGCTGAGAAGACTATATATGAAGTCACCGACGCAATGGTCGACGAAAGGGTCGCCAACATACTCGACTCCCGCGCTGAAATCGTCCCGACCTACGAAGAGCGCCCGCTCACGAAAGACGACTATGTCTCCGTGAAGTATGATACCTTCGTGACCTACGAGGACGGAGAAGAGAAAAAAGAGCAGGACGGCATGAAGACCGAGATATTCCTCGGCTCCGACACGATCCGCCCTGAAGTAGCCGAAGCGCTTATCGGCAAAGCGCCGGGAGAGAAAGTTTCGATAGAGCTTCCGAACGAAGGCGAAGAGGCGAAGAAAGCGAAAGCCGTCAAAAGCCGCTATGAGATAGAGGTCCTAGGCGTTATGAAAAAGAACACGCCTGAGCTGACCGATGAGCTGGCGGCCGAAATCACACACAACGGGCAGAAGACGGTGGACGAGTTCAAGGCTAACATAAGGAAGCAGCTTGAGACAGCCGCAGGACGTCAGAGCGAGTCCAGCCTTAAGGATTCCGCCGTCGAGAAGGTAGTGGATCTCTCGGAAGTGGAAATTCCTGAGAAGATGATAGAGCGTCAGAAGAGCGCCATGAGAGAGCAGCAGGCGGAGCGTATCAAGCGCGAAAGCAACATGAGCATGGACGATTTCTTCGAGAAGACGGGAATGGACAAGGATTCCTATGAGGCTGAGCTCGACTCGACCGCGAGAAGGATCGTGAAGCGTTCGCTCGTACTCGAGGCTGTAGCCGACGAGAACGACATCAACTGGACGCCCGAAGAGCTCAGACAGGAAATCAACTCGCTAGCGCTCATGTCTGGAGTGGAGCCGCAGAAGCTTCAGGAATACATCTACGGAGACCGCAACAGGCTTTACGATATAGCGGAGAGACTCCGCGCACGCAAGACGATAGACTTCATCAGCAAGACTGTGAAGTGCGTGGAAGTTCCCGAGAAGAAGGTAACACCGGCTGAAAAGGAAGCCGAATAAACTTATAGCATAATTTTTACGGAAAAGGAGGAATATTATAATGTCCTATTACGTACCTATAGTAGTCGAACAATCCGGGAGAGGCGAACGTTCATACGATATATACAGCCGCCTCCTGAAAGACAGGATAATATTCCTGGGGACGGCTATCGACGATACGGTGGCCAATCTCGTCGTAGCCCAGCTCTTGTTCCTTGAGAGCGAGGACCCCGACAAAGACATCTCGATTTATATAAACAGCCCCGGAGGCTCTGTGACGGCCGGGCTTGCGATATACGATACGATGCAGTATATCAAGCCGGACG
The window above is part of the Cloacibacillus sp. An23 genome. Proteins encoded here:
- a CDS encoding N-acetylmuramoyl-L-alanine amidase, with the protein product MKKICIDAGHGGKDPGACAGGVREKDIALVVALKIGALLTDYEVVYTRMKDVYVGLSERARIANRAEADMFVSVHCNSAPSTSANGMEVYVHTTRSAASTRAAHAIYDRLLSASGLRGRGVKANDYAVLCETSMPAVLVELGFISNDGDREQLVSEGWQDRAAEAIAEGIMEVPE
- a CDS encoding helix-turn-helix transcriptional regulator: MSQSVVPGLRAAIKRAGYTQTSLAAELGIAISTVARWLSGQQEPSIATLKQLTVILNCSFAELIGEPEHNELNGCSIVEVKECGGEKLITLRVKI
- a CDS encoding site-specific integrase: MPTVKLTQSYINSLPVPEKGYWILDETLPCLRLYVGKHGKTYYLKYKNSKGKSDSYKIGDEKLFTPTQARETAKKFLAEMAVAGTDIKRERKKARGMTVRDLIDAYVAAGGSQFTVDMITALSVFFDREAESLTPIEIETWRTNNKKVTGNKDSTINKQVGALKTILNFGVDRELIDHNPVAKIKKLKEIDSVAKTRYLTEDERARLLAALNKYDIEQREARRRTRQHEKGKHLPSMEGWAFANYFKPVILLSLNTGIRRHALLSLRWDDVDLEAGTVTLRAETAKSKKTAVLPLNSMALNVLRQWHAQRVDGNPLVFPSPQTGGIMDNCDTTFARLLKEAGITNFRWHDMRHDFASRLVMAGVDLNTVRELMTHSDIKMTLRYAHLAPEKMREAVEKIT
- the tig gene encoding trigger factor — protein: MKTEILSQEKNVVEAKAQFTAEEVNKAIENTYKDISKKANIKGFRKGKVPRRMLELYFPKDAACAETLEKLLTDAIDNMVEEFELKLIADPDLKPQPLKENEPYEFTVTFEVSPEVTLPELGEIEAEKTIYEVTDAMVDERVANILDSRAEIVPTYEERPLTKDDYVSVKYDTFVTYEDGEEKKEQDGMKTEIFLGSDTIRPEVAEALIGKAPGEKVSIELPNEGEEAKKAKAVKSRYEIEVLGVMKKNTPELTDELAAEITHNGQKTVDEFKANIRKQLETAAGRQSESSLKDSAVEKVVDLSEVEIPEKMIERQKSAMREQQAERIKRESNMSMDDFFEKTGMDKDSYEAELDSTARRIVKRSLVLEAVADENDINWTPEELRQEINSLALMSGVEPQKLQEYIYGDRNRLYDIAERLRARKTIDFISKTVKCVEVPEKKVTPAEKEAE